GAGGGCAAGCTACCCGAGGGGATTACGGGCAAGGACCTGGTGCTAACGCTGCTGGGGATCCTGGGCGGCGACGGCGCCATCTATCGCAGCGTAGAGTTCCACGGGCCAGGTGTAGCAACGCTACCGATGCACGACCGGCTCACAGTAGCCAACATGATGGTAGAGGCTGGAGCGAAGACCGCGCTCTTCCCCTTCGACGACACCGCGAGGGAATGGTACCGCGCTACGCGGGGCCGCGAGCCCCCGGAAGAAGCCCGGGAACTGCGTGTCGAGCCTGAACCAGGGACCGACTCTCTGAGCATCAGTCTCGCGAAGCTAGAGCCAATGGTGGCTAAGCCTCTTGCACCCTATAATGTCGCCCCCGTCGCGGAGGTGGAGGGCGAGGAAGTGGACCAGGTGTTCATAGGGAGCTGTACTAATGGCCGCTACGAGGACCTTGAAGCAGCTGCCCGGATACTCAAGGGCCGCCGAGCACGGGCCCGGCTCATAGTGGCGCCGGCAAGTCGTAGGATATACCGTCGGGCGCTCGAGACAGGGGTGCTCGAGATACTCCACGAGGCTGGCGCCGTCATAGCGCCGCCGGGGTGTGCAGCCTGCTTCGGAGCACACATGGGTGTGGCGGGCGACGGCGAGGTCGTGGTCTCTACTAGCAATAGGAACTTCCCGGGGCGCATGGGGAGCCCGAGTGCCAGGGTCTACCTCGCCTCGCCCTACACAGCCGCCGCTGCCGCAGTGGAGGGCAGGATCGTGGATCCACGTGGGCTGCTTAGCTGAGGTCGCCGCAGCTACAGCTCATCTCGAGTACTAGCCGGTGTAGCTCCTCGATTCCTTCACCCTTTAGGGCGGAGACCCTTGGGACCTCGACACGGCGGTTGTACTTGAGCAGTACTCGTAGCATCTCGCGGAGCATCTCGGCGTAGACGCTGCCGGCCTCGCGTAGCGCGCGGGAGACGCGGCCGAAGTCGCGTAGCAGGTCGCCGGTGATCTCTACGTCGGGTACTAGGTCTATCTTGTTTAGCACCGGGGCTGTCTCGAGCCCTAGTCTTAGCTGTACTGCTGTAGCCATGGTTACTAGGAACGCGTAGTCGGCGGGATCCCTAATCACCGAGGCGTCTAGGACGAATACCGCGTAGCTCTCGGGGCTGATGCCCCGGAGGGCCTCGGCGAGCCTCCAGGAGAGGTCACGGAAGAGGAATACCTCCATCTGACCCGGCGTGTCCACGAGCACGTAGTCGGCTTCGGCCGCAGCTATCTTCGACGTTATCTCCTCCAGCCTCTCCGTTACCAGCTCCATGCTCTTGACTAGCGCCCCGTTAGGGCCGAGCCCATACTTCCGTGCAACCTCCCTGGCGTCCACGATGCTCCTCACGTCCAGGCTTGGCTCGTACGGTAGCGTCTCCGCCGCTGGGTCGAGGTTCACAGTGTAGACGCTGGCATCGCCCTCTCGTAGCCACTTGGCGTAGGCTGCTACTAGGGTCGACTTGCCGCTACCTGCAGGCCCCACGAAGACAACTATCACCTTGCCCATGCTGTGTTCCCCTCTCCCGGGTTTCTTCGGGCAGCTTCTGTGCTGTAAGTCTTGCCGCTAGCTGTAGGCCCCTCCCAGGGCTTGATCCCGGGCCCCGTCGTGCCGGGGGAAACGCTTATGCAGGCGTGTTTGCTACATGCAATGTTTGGAGCGCTCGGTAGGAGGTGTACACCAGGATGCCATGGAGATGGGGACGCGGAGGATGGGGCAGAGGAGGCTGGCGGCGTGGCCAAGGATGGGGACGCGGCCGGGCCTGGTGGCTCCAGGCACAGCAGACTAGCGAGTCAAAACAACCACCCCTGCCGCCAACAACCCCGCCAGCACAGGCTAGCCAGCAAACGCCGCCAGCACCACCGGCCACTATAGGGCCCTGGCCGGGCCGCGGGCCCTGGAGCCACCTACCGCCCTGGGAGAGGCCGGGCTGGCTCCTAGGCAGGGGATGGTGTCGCTGGCTATACTGGTGGAGCTGGCTAAGAGACAGGGAGAAAGAAGAGAAAGACGAGACTGGCCAGTAGAGGGGTGCAGCCTAAACCCTTACCCATTTGTTTGCTTCCTTCCCATCTCATCGCTTCCTCTAGGGCCTCTCCTCTACTCCTTATACAACCGTGAGAACCCTATGCTTAGCTCCCAGACCCCTCCGGAAAGAATAGGCATATACCTTTAGCCGCTGGGCTGCCGCGGACGCTAGACACACCCATACACGCCACGCTAATATATGCTCGGCCCCGCATAGCTTCCGTGGCGCCAACAAGGGGCAGACGAGAGAGCGTGACGGGGATACCTCCTTGGCTCTAGTCTACGCACTAGCCTCGGGCCTCGTCGCCTTCGCGCTAGTCCTGGTTATCGAGCCTGCATGGATCCGGGTAGCCAGGGCCCGGGGCCTAGTCGGCCAGGACATGAACAAGCCAGGCAAGGTCATGGTCGCTGAGGCGGGCGGCATCTGGGCGGTCGTTGCTGCCGCCTTCGGGCTCTTAGCCCTCGAGGCTCTCTACACCTACTTGGAGGGGGCGCCCTACCGGCCCGCCGAGCTCTACGCGCTTGTAGCCCTCCTACTCCTGGCTAGCCTCCTAGGCTTCATCGATGATATTCTGGGGTGGAAGC
The window above is part of the Pyrodictium delaneyi genome. Proteins encoded here:
- a CDS encoding aconitase/3-isopropylmalate dehydratase large subunit family protein, which produces MASLAARIIEKHAVEKPRGSVEPGDIVVVEPDAVLVNDVTGLLALRVLEETGADRLIDCRRQRPRIVFAFDHYSPAPTAATATGHRRLRLFAREKGCRVWDVGYGVMHQAAVEELVEPGWLVFGADSHTITYGALSVFSTGVGSTEAAYAMATGRLWLRVPEPLYIKLEGKLPEGITGKDLVLTLLGILGGDGAIYRSVEFHGPGVATLPMHDRLTVANMMVEAGAKTALFPFDDTAREWYRATRGREPPEEARELRVEPEPGTDSLSISLAKLEPMVAKPLAPYNVAPVAEVEGEEVDQVFIGSCTNGRYEDLEAAARILKGRRARARLIVAPASRRIYRRALETGVLEILHEAGAVIAPPGCAACFGAHMGVAGDGEVVVSTSNRNFPGRMGSPSARVYLASPYTAAAAAVEGRIVDPRGLLS
- a CDS encoding ATP/GTP-binding protein — its product is MGKVIVVFVGPAGSGKSTLVAAYAKWLREGDASVYTVNLDPAAETLPYEPSLDVRSIVDAREVARKYGLGPNGALVKSMELVTERLEEITSKIAAAEADYVLVDTPGQMEVFLFRDLSWRLAEALRGISPESYAVFVLDASVIRDPADYAFLVTMATAVQLRLGLETAPVLNKIDLVPDVEITGDLLRDFGRVSRALREAGSVYAEMLREMLRVLLKYNRRVEVPRVSALKGEGIEELHRLVLEMSCSCGDLS